In Brassica napus cultivar Da-Ae unplaced genomic scaffold, Da-Ae ScsIHWf_51;HRSCAF=91, whole genome shotgun sequence, a genomic segment contains:
- the LOC106449643 gene encoding protein ELF4-LIKE 2 — MNKTNQDLSLMESRMEGDVFSGYGERYQMDGKVLQNFQKRFVQVQYILEQNRLLINEINQNHESKQADHLGRNVRLIRELNNNIRTVASLYGDLSHSFARSVDASSEGESTGTLKSDGKANNQKIFRSG, encoded by the exons AT GAACAAGACTAATCAAGATTTGAGCTTAATGGAATCAAGAATGGAAGGAGATGTGTTTTCTGGATATGGAGAAAGATACCAGATGGATGGCAAAGTGCTGCAGAATTTCCAGAAGAGATTTGTTCAGGTTCAATACATTTTGGAGCAAAACCGGCTTTTGATCAACGAGATCAATCAGAACCATGAGTCCAAACAAGCAGATCACTTGGGTCGAAATGTTCGTTTGATAAGAGAGCTCAATAACAATATCAGAACTGTGGCAAGTCTTTATGGTGATCTCTCTCATTCTTTCGCCAGATCAGTTGATGCTTCATCAGAAGGGGAGTCCACTGGGACCTTGAAATCTGATGGAAAGGCCAacaaccaaaaaatatttagatccGGGTAA